GTTAATGAACAACTTAGCTTGTATAAAAGAATTTAGCTATCACTGCATAACTTACCTTTTATTTGCTACTTGGAGGTGTGGTTGAATGAAAAAAATCGTAATGACTATTGCGATAAGCTTGGTCCTAGCGGGATGTACTACTGATAAAAATAAAGAAACAGCAAAAAATGCTAATCAATCCTTAGTAAAAGTAAAAAACAGCTATATTGAAAATGTCGACCGAAAAACAGGGCAGGAAATTTCCAAACGTTTGGTTGAATTGGCTACAAGTATTCCAAATGTGAATGATGCAACCGCAGTGGTATTAGGAAAATATGCGATTGTTGGTATAGACGTCAATTCTAAAATTGATCGTTCTCAAGTTGGGTCAATCAAATATTCAGTGGCTGAAAGCTTGCGTAAAGACCCATACGGAGCCAATGCAGTGGTTGTAGCAGACGCCGACACAATGACCAGATTAAAAGAAATACAGGCAGATATCAATAAAGGTAGACCCATACGGGGTATCATGGAGGAACTTGCTGATGTTGCAGGGAGATTGATGCCTGAGGTACCTGGTGACTTAATTACGCCAAGTCCAAAAAACTCTACCGAGAAGCCAAAGAAAAAACTTCCACAGAATAAGGAAAACAAGTTAGATAAGGAACAAAACGATCAATCTAATCATTATAAAGAATAATAAGAAAAGCGGAAGCGCCTTGGTCAGCCCCGACAGGCAAATGTTCTTCTGCAAGAAAACGCTCTTTGACTTTACTTGCAGAAGGTTTTTTGACCCGAGGGGTTAGGCGCTGGAGCTGGACAATTCTCGAGGTCTAATTTTATACATTCTTATTCTGTAGAAAAAGCTTAGGATTTCTCCTAAGCTTTTTTCATTGCTTCCATAACTTGATTATCTAACTTTTGTGCCGCGTTTTTATCATATGTTTTATCATATTCTACTTCTGACACAATTTTTGATCCATAAAACATAACATCTCTTACTTCATTGATTGATACTTCTACCAAAGCAAGCTTTAATGGTACTTCTTCCAATCTTTCAACTTTGACCTGCGCTTCCCCTTGGATAGAATATGTAGATTCATTTGCAATAAGGTTAATGACTACCTTGTTATTTCTATTGATGTTCTCCAATATCCTCGAACGGTTATCTACTGAAAAATAGATTGTGTTTTCATTCTTTGCCAGCACCCAAGAGATAGCACTTACATTAGGTCCTCCTGTTTCATGATCAATTGTTGCTAGCGTTACAAATCTTTCTTTTTGCAATTCCTCATATAATGGTCTGATTAGCTTTTGTTCCACTTGATTCGGCATTTCTTACAACCCCTTTAGTTTGTCCTTGTTCTGTATTTAACAGATAATCTCATATTACTACTATCCCTTTTTTGGTTCAACTTTAACCAATTGGATTACCCGTCGGTATTCTATCATGGTATACTATAATTACAAACACTCTAATTTATGAAAGATTTGATGAGGTGCCGTCATGCGGGTAAAATGTGTAATATGCGATAAAATTGAATCAATTGATGATGAATCACCAATAGCTAAAAGACTTCGCAATCGTCCAATCCATACATATATGTGTAATGACTGTAGTGAAAGAATTGCCGAAAGAACTAATGCCCGAATAGATACAGGTAATTTTCGCTTATTCAAAACAAAATCTGAGAAAGACGATTGGTAATTAGAAAAGCGCAATCGCCTTGGTCAGCCCCGACAGGCAAATGTTCTTCGGCAAGAAAAGTCGCTCTTTGACTTTACTTGCCGAAGGTTATTTGACCCAAGGGGCGAGGCGCTGAAGCTAGACAATTCTCGAAGTTGAATTTCACACCTTCTTATTTTGTAATAAAAAAAACGCTTGCCCCATCTATTAATGGAGCAAGCGTTTTTTTTAATCTTCAATTGGGTAATTCTCATATTTCTCTGGCTCTTGATTGATTTGATTCAACATAATCTCAATCAATTCACGCGAATAACGTACCTTTTTTGTTTCCTCACCTTGTTGATAAGTAACATAGTACATGACAGCGTCCGTAGTCGTTTCTATGATAGAAAC
The window above is part of the Bacillus sp. SORGH_AS_0510 genome. Proteins encoded here:
- a CDS encoding YhcN/YlaJ family sporulation lipoprotein, which encodes MKKIVMTIAISLVLAGCTTDKNKETAKNANQSLVKVKNSYIENVDRKTGQEISKRLVELATSIPNVNDATAVVLGKYAIVGIDVNSKIDRSQVGSIKYSVAESLRKDPYGANAVVVADADTMTRLKEIQADINKGRPIRGIMEELADVAGRLMPEVPGDLITPSPKNSTEKPKKKLPQNKENKLDKEQNDQSNHYKE
- a CDS encoding pyridoxamine 5'-phosphate oxidase family protein codes for the protein MPNQVEQKLIRPLYEELQKERFVTLATIDHETGGPNVSAISWVLAKNENTIYFSVDNRSRILENINRNNKVVINLIANESTYSIQGEAQVKVERLEEVPLKLALVEVSINEVRDVMFYGSKIVSEVEYDKTYDKNAAQKLDNQVMEAMKKA
- a CDS encoding YlaI family protein: MRVKCVICDKIESIDDESPIAKRLRNRPIHTYMCNDCSERIAERTNARIDTGNFRLFKTKSEKDDW